Proteins co-encoded in one Labeo rohita strain BAU-BD-2019 unplaced genomic scaffold, IGBB_LRoh.1.0 scaffold_93, whole genome shotgun sequence genomic window:
- the LOC127162405 gene encoding zona pellucida sperm-binding protein 3-like, with amino-acid sequence MRTMTESLILYLLILILTVEFSYVRASPLNSDPRIPYPSDRSQMSKPFQIKQPSNQMKASPGRQVTRVKTVAVICHENYMEIAIKADLFDVGLPVDASELRLGADSQFIPSCKVTALSTNEYIIAAELTDCGTQHWITDDSLIYTNLLIFTPQPSPDGVVRLEQAVVPIECYYSRKFDVTSNPIRPTWIPYGSTQSAVEELEFSLKLMTSDWRSERASSVYFLGDIINIEASVRLGHHVNLRIYFESCVATVTPDIKSVPRYTFIENHGCLMDGQTTGSKSRFLPRIQNDKLQLQLDAFKFHQETRPEMYITCTLQAYPVMDVVNPFHKACSFISGSWKAADGSDWACYSCQATKDYAPSFRSTLQQTEPPSPRQDQTSSSQRPNKFQPRIQEGSGSSFNSFLTANEPVPSWRNIILPQEEDEGIVSVEREQEKTVGPLAIFPKKSKMGFLAPPRVKQGVPPVPSLSKDKKPMPHSSLWKNGVSAEMDQEGAITPLPSLEPTEEVIIMESEPESKKLEEVDDEYDDADDKEDYDGGDEDHGYEEEKGKAKEANQSVWKTRLLPEEDLKELFTTQTSNSEEDSGLHTLDTSPSLPEEEGITYHPSKDS; translated from the exons ATGAGAACGATGACAGAAAGTTTAATCTTGTATCTTCTAATCCTTATTTTGACAGTAGAGTTTAGTTATGTGAGGGCATCTCCACTAAACTCTGACCCCCGTATACCCTATCCATCCGATCGGTCGCAGATGAGTAAACCTTTCCAAATTAAGCAGCCCTCGAATCAAATGAAAGCGTCACCCGGCAGACAGGTCACACGTGTCAAAACCGTAGCCGTGATTTGTCACGAGAATTACATGGAGATTGCGATTAAGGCTGACCTCTTTGATGTTGGCCTACCTGTAGATGCTTCAGAGCTGCGGCTTGGCGCTGACAGTCAATTCATTCCTTCTTGTAAAGTGACCGCGTTATCCACTAACGAGTACATCATAGCAGCTGAACTCACCGACTGTGGCACTCAGCATTGG ATTACAGATGACTCTCTTATATACACCAACCTCCTTATCTTCACTCCACAACCCTCTCCAGATGGAGTGGTTCGCCTTGAGCAGGCAGTAGTTCCCATTGAATGTTATTACAGCAG AAAGTTTGATGTTACCAGTAACCCCATCAGACCAACATGGATTCCTTATGGTTCAACTCAATCTGCAGTGGAGGAGTTAGAGTTTTCACTAAAGTTAATGACAA GTGATTGGCGCTCTGAACGGGCCTCTTCTGTGTACTTCCTGGGTGACATCATAAACATAGAAGCCTCAGTTCGTCTGGGACATCATGTTAACCTCCGCATATATTTTGAGAGCTGTGTTGCTACAGTGACTCCAGATATTAAATCTGTCCCCAGATACACGTTTATTGAGAATCATGG TTGtctgatggatggacagacaacAGGCTCAAAGTCTCGTTTCTTGCCCAGAATCCAGAATGACAAACTCCAACTACAACTGGATGCATTCAAATTCCACCAAGAGACCAGGCCAGAG ATGTACATCACTTGTACTCTTCAAGCTTACCCTGTAATGGATGTAGTTAACCCATTTCATAAAGCATGCTCCTTTATCAGTGGAAG CTGGAAGGCTGCAGATGGAAGTGACTGGGCTTGTTACAGCTGCCAAGCAACAAAAGATTATGCACCATCCTTCCGTTCTACACTGCAGCAAACTGAGCCACCTTCTCCCAGACAAGACCAAACCTCATCTTCCCAAAGGCCTAACAAATTTCAGCCCAGGATTCAAGAGGGTTCTGGAAGTTCCTTCAATTCCTTTCTAACAGCAAATGAGCCTGTTCCCTCCTGGAGGAACATAATTCTCCCACAAGAGGAGGATGAGGGAATTGTTTCAGTGG AACGGGAACAGGAGAAAACAGTGGGTCCACTGGCCATCTTTCCAAAGAAAAGCAAAATGGGGTTTCTGGCTCCTCCCAGAGTGAAGCAGGGTGTTCCTCCGGTCCCTTCTCTCAGTAAAGATAAGAAACCGATGCCTCATAGTAGCCTGTGGAAGAATGGTGTTTCTGCTGAGATGG ATCAAGAGGGTGCTATAACTCCTCTACCCTCATTGGAACCCACTGAGGAAGTTATTATCATGGAAAGTGAACCAGAATCCAAGAAACTGGAGGAGGTGGACGATGAATATGACGATGCTGATGATAAAGAAGACTATGATGGTGGAGATGAAGACCATGGCTATGAAGAGGAAAAAGGAAAGGCAAAAGAGGCTAATCAAAGCGTGTGGAAGACTAGACTCTTGCCAGAAGAAG ATTTGAAAGAACTCTTCACAACTCAAACCTCTAACAGTGAGGAAGACTCTGGACTGCATACATTAGATACAAGCCCTTCCCTACCAGAGGAAGAGGGGATTACATATCACCCTTCTAAAGATtcctga